From the genome of Schaalia odontolytica:
GCGGGTGTCCTCGCCCGGCGCGGGTAGGAAATCCTGCAGGGCCGCCATCGCCGAGGCCAGCCGGCCCCACGGGGTCACGCGAACCTTCCGCTCAAGGAGGCGGACGGTCTCGGTGTAGGTCGAGGAGGAGTGCGCGTAGTAGAGGGGACGGGTCCGAGGCCTCACGAGGCTGCGTCCGACGGTGACGCGCCGGTCGGGGGCACGGTCGGGCGAGCCGTCGAGGCTCGGCATGACGTCTTGGTCGTGGTAGACGGCGACAGTCACCACGTCGGGGCGCACGCGGATGCGGCGGTTCGGGCCGCCCGTGGACAGGATGCCGGCGACGTTGACCCCGGCCTCGCGCGGAGGGACGGAGGCGAGGGCGGCGGCGACGATCCCGCCCTGGGAGTGGCCGCAGATGAGGACGGGCTCGCGCGGCCACCGCTCGGTGGGCACGCCGTCGCGTTCCATCGCGGCGTGGAGGGCGCGCACGACGCCGACGCTCATCGCGCTTTCCAGGCCAAGCATGAGTCGGATGTTCGTCTCGGCGTCGGCCGGGTTGTTCGTGGAGCGCCACGTCATGGACTCGGTGCCGACCAGCGAGAGGAGCCAGCGGCGGGCCTCGCCCTCGCCGACACGGGTGATCTTGACGGCGGGGCCGATCGTGCGCGACCAGTAGAGCTCGTCGATATCGGCGCACATGTCGGAGAGGAGCGCGGGGGCGTCAACGCGGCGGATCTGGGCCTCGGGGTGGCCGGGCAGCGGGTCCTGGAAGGCGGGGTCTGCGTCGGAGTCGCGCAGGAGCGCGACGTGGACTTCTCCGCCGCGCAGGGCGCCCACTGCCGTGCCGATCGTCAGCATGCCGGTCATGAGGGCGTCGTATGCGCGCCTGGGGATGAGGGGCAGCATGCGGGCCAGGCGGCCGTCCTTGTCCGCGCCGACGGCGACGACCGCTCGCGCCCAGGCGCGCCCCACGGTCGCGGTGCGCCGCGCGACGTGTGAGAGGGAGCGGATGAGGAGGGTGTCGAGGCCGGGGTTATCGAAGAAGATGCGCTGCGATTTTTCGCTGATCGCGGTACCCATGTCATCGGAGAGGGATCGCGCGCGGGTGCGAACGTCCTCGGGCAGGGCGGAGATTTCCGCGAGCGCACCGACGGCGACCGTGGCCGCGAGGGCGGGGACGATGGGTGCGACTTTGAGGCGCAGGTAGAGACCGGGGTAGGCCTGGGGGACGCGGCGGATCGCGCGGTAGCGCCGACGCGGGCGTCGCTTCATGTCCCCTCCTTCCCTGTGTGCTGCCTCCACCCTACGGCGGGCCGGGGCTGGGCGCGCCGCATTGGGGGATGCGTGTCGCCACCCCCACAGCGCTCGTTGACGACACCCCCTTGACACCCATACCCCCTAGGGGTACCATCATTTCCATGAGCAACGAGCATGGCTATCACGGCAACACCGAGAATCATCTCGCGCGCCTACGCCGCATCGAGGGCCAGGTGCGCGGCCTGCAGCGCATGATCTCGCAGGGTGACTACTGCATCGACATCCTCACGCAGGTTTCGGCCGTCCAGTCCGCGCTCGATTCGGTCGCGGTCAACCTGCTCAAAGACCACATGAATCACTGCGTCGTCACGGCGGCGCGCGAATCCGACGAGGCCGCGCAGGCCAAAGTCGACGAGGCGGCCGCGGCCATCGCGCGCCTCATCAAGTCCTAACCCCAAGGAGAAATCATGACCACCGAGATCGATCGCACCATTGAGCTGTCCGTCGACGGCATGACCTGCGGCCACTGCGTGATGAGCGTCAGCGAAGAGCTGAGCGAGATCCCCGGCGTGAAGAACGTCGACGTGATCCTCAACTCGGGCGCCACCTCCAAGGTGACGGTCCTGACCGACACCCCCCTGGACGACGCGGCGCTGAGCGACGCAGTGTCCGAGGCCGGCTTCAAGCTGGTCGGCATCTCGCGCGACTTCTGAGGTTTTCCGCACCTCACCGACGAGGTCGGGGCACTTTCCCGGCCTCGTTTCCTTTCACCCGATACATACCCCCGGAGGGTACCCATGTCCACTGACTCTGTGACGACCACTCCCGCGGCCGCCCCTTC
Proteins encoded in this window:
- a CDS encoding heavy-metal-associated domain-containing protein, which gives rise to MTTEIDRTIELSVDGMTCGHCVMSVSEELSEIPGVKNVDVILNSGATSKVTVLTDTPLDDAALSDAVSEAGFKLVGISRDF
- a CDS encoding metal-sensitive transcriptional regulator, which translates into the protein MSNEHGYHGNTENHLARLRRIEGQVRGLQRMISQGDYCIDILTQVSAVQSALDSVAVNLLKDHMNHCVVTAARESDEAAQAKVDEAAAAIARLIKS